The following coding sequences are from one Phenylobacterium glaciei window:
- a CDS encoding dicarboxylate/amino acid:cation symporter produces the protein MNRLFTAFIVGAMVLGIAVGWGVNQYADADQAKAVADNLSIITDVFLRLIKMIIAPLVFATLVAGIAHMEDAATIGRVGVKALGWFITASIVSLTIGLIMSHLLHPGSGLALPNPDLAAGATVDMSKFTLKEFITHVVPKSIVEAMANNEILQIVIFSVFVGTAVASIDDRAPAVLALVEQIAAIMLKVTGYVMKTAPLAIFAALAATIAVQGLDILATYAKFVLGFYASLGILWGLLIGVLVLIVGARGLKLVGAIRQPALLAFSTASSEAAYPRTLEELQKWGVSRKVASFVLPLGYSFNLDGSMMYCTFAVLFIAQAYGIDLTIGQQITMLALLMVTSKGMAGVPRASLVVIAATLSYFKLPEAGLILILAVDHLLDMGRSATNVVGNSVAAAVVAKWEGQIEVPEPEPKVA, from the coding sequence ATGAATCGCCTGTTCACCGCCTTCATCGTTGGCGCGATGGTTCTGGGGATCGCCGTCGGCTGGGGCGTGAACCAGTACGCCGACGCCGATCAGGCCAAGGCGGTGGCCGACAACCTCTCCATCATCACCGACGTCTTCCTGCGGCTGATCAAGATGATCATCGCCCCCCTGGTGTTCGCCACCCTGGTGGCCGGCATCGCCCACATGGAGGACGCCGCCACCATCGGCCGGGTCGGCGTCAAGGCCCTGGGCTGGTTCATCACCGCCTCGATCGTCTCGCTGACCATCGGCCTGATCATGTCCCACCTGCTGCATCCGGGATCGGGCCTGGCCCTGCCCAACCCGGATCTGGCGGCGGGGGCGACGGTGGACATGTCGAAGTTCACCCTGAAGGAATTCATCACCCACGTGGTGCCCAAGTCGATCGTCGAGGCCATGGCCAACAACGAGATCCTGCAGATCGTGATCTTCTCGGTCTTCGTGGGCACCGCGGTGGCCTCCATCGACGACCGGGCCCCGGCGGTCCTGGCCCTGGTGGAGCAGATCGCCGCCATCATGCTAAAGGTCACCGGCTACGTCATGAAGACCGCGCCGCTGGCCATCTTCGCGGCCCTGGCCGCCACCATCGCGGTGCAGGGCCTGGATATCCTGGCCACCTACGCCAAGTTCGTGCTGGGCTTCTACGCCTCGCTGGGCATCCTCTGGGGACTGCTGATCGGGGTGCTGGTCCTGATCGTCGGGGCCCGCGGCCTGAAGCTGGTGGGCGCGATCCGCCAGCCGGCCCTGCTGGCCTTCTCCACCGCCTCCTCGGAAGCCGCCTATCCGCGCACCCTGGAGGAGCTCCAGAAGTGGGGCGTGTCGCGCAAGGTGGCGAGCTTCGTCCTGCCGCTCGGCTACTCCTTCAACCTGGACGGCTCGATGATGTACTGCACCTTCGCGGTGCTGTTCATCGCCCAGGCCTATGGCATCGACCTGACCATCGGCCAGCAGATCACCATGCTGGCCCTGCTGATGGTGACCTCCAAGGGTATGGCCGGGGTGCCGCGGGCCTCGCTGGTGGTGATCGCCGCGACGCTCTCCTACTTCAAGCTGCCGGAGGCGGGGCTGATCTTGATCCTGGCCGTCGACCACCTGCTGGACATGGGCCGCTCAGCCACCAACGTGGTGGGCAACTCCGTCGCCGCCGCCGTGGTCGCCAAGTGGGAGGGCCAGATCGAAGTCCCCGAGCCGGAGCCCAAGGTGGCCTAG
- a CDS encoding AMP nucleosidase, protein MNHETQAAEIVERLNAEYQKTVDALRDALKIFLAGGPPPDPKVRARGAFVYPELRLTWPPGQSFPRLSRAYARLSAPGKYAVTVTRPDLFRDYLIEQISLLLADFEVEISVGRSTQEMPFPYVLDGAVDIAMADIGSADIARHFPTTELSQIGDEIADGFWSPALEEARPLALFDGLRTDFSLARLTHYTGAPAEHVQQYILFTNYHRYVDEFVRWGCEQLKVPGSPFTQLSASGRVMVTADSENPEQQIADGSWRRHQMPAYHLMAEGRAGITLVNIGVGPSNAKTITDHLAVLRPQAWLMIGHCGGLRGSQTIGDYVLAHAYLRDDHVLDDVLPPAIPIPPIAEVQVALGKAAEQVTGETGEVLKKRLRTGTVVTTDDRNWELRYSVSALRFNQSRAVAIDMESATIAAQGYRFRVPYGTLLCVSDKPLHGEIKLPGQANAFYERAIGQHLQIGIATMALLRKEGARLHSRKLRSFDEPPFR, encoded by the coding sequence ATGAACCACGAGACGCAGGCGGCCGAGATCGTCGAACGGCTGAACGCCGAATACCAGAAGACCGTCGACGCCCTGCGCGACGCCCTGAAGATCTTCCTGGCCGGCGGGCCGCCGCCCGACCCCAAGGTCCGCGCCCGGGGCGCCTTCGTCTATCCCGAGCTGCGCCTGACCTGGCCGCCGGGCCAGAGCTTCCCCAGGCTGAGCCGCGCCTATGCGAGGCTCTCGGCGCCCGGCAAGTATGCGGTGACCGTCACCCGCCCCGACCTGTTTCGCGACTACCTGATCGAACAGATCAGCCTGCTGCTGGCCGACTTCGAGGTGGAGATCAGCGTGGGCCGCTCCACCCAGGAGATGCCCTTCCCCTATGTGCTGGACGGCGCCGTGGACATCGCCATGGCCGATATCGGCTCGGCCGACATCGCCCGCCACTTCCCCACCACCGAGCTCTCCCAGATCGGCGACGAGATCGCCGACGGGTTCTGGAGCCCGGCCCTGGAGGAGGCGCGGCCTCTGGCCCTGTTCGACGGCCTGCGGACAGACTTCTCGCTCGCCCGCCTGACCCACTATACGGGCGCGCCGGCCGAGCACGTGCAGCAGTACATCCTGTTCACCAACTACCACCGCTATGTCGACGAGTTCGTCCGCTGGGGCTGTGAGCAGCTGAAGGTCCCGGGCAGCCCCTTCACCCAGCTCTCGGCCTCAGGCCGGGTGATGGTGACCGCCGACTCTGAGAACCCCGAGCAGCAGATCGCCGACGGCTCCTGGCGCCGCCACCAGATGCCGGCCTATCACCTGATGGCTGAAGGGCGGGCGGGGATCACGCTGGTCAACATCGGGGTCGGGCCCTCCAACGCCAAGACCATCACCGACCACCTGGCGGTGCTGCGGCCCCAGGCCTGGCTGATGATCGGCCACTGCGGCGGCCTGCGCGGCAGCCAGACCATCGGCGACTATGTGCTCGCCCACGCCTATCTGCGCGACGACCACGTGCTGGACGACGTCCTGCCGCCGGCCATCCCGATCCCCCCCATCGCCGAGGTCCAGGTGGCGCTCGGCAAGGCCGCCGAGCAGGTCACCGGAGAGACCGGCGAGGTGCTGAAGAAGCGGCTGCGGACCGGCACCGTGGTCACCACCGACGACCGCAACTGGGAGCTCCGCTACTCGGTCAGCGCCCTGCGGTTCAACCAGTCCCGCGCCGTGGCCATCGACATGGAGAGCGCCACCATCGCGGCCCAGGGCTACCGGTTCCGGGTGCCCTACGGGACCCTGCTGTGCGTCTCCGACAAGCCGCTGCACGGGGAGATCAAGCTGCCCGGCCAGGCCAACGCCTTCTATGAGCGGGCCATCGGCCAGCACCTGCAGATCGGCATCGCGACGA